ACCCCCGACCCTGCCGAATCCGATGTCGGCACGCCCCTCGCAATGGGCCCTCAACGAAAGGAGCCCGATATGCAACTTAGGCAAGTCGGCGTTTTACTGGCGAGTATTTGGGGTGTGGCACTACTCCCCGCCTGCGCTGGTAGTCAGCCACCCACAAACGACCTAACCCAAGCCAAAGCGACCATCCGTGCCGCGGAGGAAGTCGGCGCCGACGGAGCCCCACAAGCGTCCGTCTATCTCAAGCTCGCCCGCGACGGTGCTAGCCGCGCGGAAAGGCTGATGGCCGAGGATGAAAACGACAAGGCCCGCACGGTCTTGGAGCGCGCCGA
This Polyangiaceae bacterium DNA region includes the following protein-coding sequences:
- a CDS encoding DUF4398 domain-containing protein, which gives rise to MQLRQVGVLLASIWGVALLPACAGSQPPTNDLTQAKATIRAAEEVGADGAPQASVYLKLARDGASRAERLMAEDENDKARTVLERAEMDAQVALELARTSNERVAAQDAWKKVEELKEDN